A single genomic interval of Primulina huaijiensis isolate GDHJ02 chromosome 7, ASM1229523v2, whole genome shotgun sequence harbors:
- the LOC140981230 gene encoding uncharacterized protein, which translates to MESQQNLKVIQEAINQLLVEEEEDGYENGTSVHRRTLLSDLRTQLEQENWEPDESESGHVNTHSCDEIMEELNKVKRQNLITHGLLSAMILVTLTWQLSEVSLILKIKHVLSSPLESLGGIAKRFFNGQPKVNVNVNVQQVMKQVSSIKDKVSFESPSVPELPQLELPGFDTSEEEL; encoded by the exons ATGGAGTCGCAGCAAAATTTGAAGGTGATACAGGAAGCCATTAATCAACTGCTGGTggaggaagaagaagatgggTATGAAAATGGAACCTCTGTCCATCGGCGGACTTTGCTCTCCGACCTACGTACTCAG TTGGAACAAGAAAACTGGGAGCCTGATGAATCCGAATCTGGACATGTTAATACTCATAGCTGTGACGAAATCATGgaagaattgaacaaggtaaaGAGGCAGAACTTGATTACACACGGCCTTCTCTCAGCCATGATTCTGGTAACCCTTACCTGGCAGCTATCGGAAGTCTCCctcattttgaaaatcaaacatgtATTGTCCAGTCCTCTCGAATCCCTGGGAGGTATTGCGAAAAGATTTTTCAATGGCCAGCCTAAAGTGAATGTGAATGTGAATGTTCAACAAGTGATGAAACAGGTCTCCTCTATCAAGGACAAAGTTTCTTTTGAGTCTCCATCTGTTCCGGAGCTTCCCCAGTTGGAATTGCCTGGTTTCGATACCAGCGAAGAAGAGTTGTAG